In Drosophila santomea strain STO CAGO 1482 chromosome 3L, Prin_Dsan_1.1, whole genome shotgun sequence, a single window of DNA contains:
- the LOC120448931 gene encoding aminopeptidase Q produces the protein MTMLPKILVLLCTFLPGKIAESSVKPLRYNLTILTRLDSEGARNQFEGIASIDIEATKSTRFINLNSRDLNVFRKKTWLLRWASGRKIRALELKKNDKEPDVIMLVLELPLKFGETYTLNMFFSGDLDRQQEYGYFAGHYDETPKVFYSMTHLEPDYAHTAFPCFNDPHFRTPYHITMVHDRKYVALSNMPPIKETPYDEIQNYVSTTFMGSPPLAAHQVMWTLHSLQNVYSGPTAAGENITIWSRPHLAESLTKVAEMSPNLFSKYETLFAHPLPKGPDWGGKLDHVVVPRYTEMYSGHGMMVYGEDKVDSGQKGLESLQEMLAELVARQWNGLLVSPSDMDEMYVRDGINYYLSFHVMSMEKEAYNMTQLLRTRLDVLNSDSLGKEKSIDTDVREAGHQKFRKNKMCLLTHMIKVAIGDKLFYKALQEFIRRYANSSALSMELWEEFQREARRNHQLPIGVSLSTVMETWLKQPGFPLLTVQRNDARQKVTIRQSRYNQIKLNFSSKDCWWVPVVYIVKNLPLSQVEWLGCQRQKADILELEHIVNPEDWLLLNIDAAAPLRVLYDSYNLQLISKALLEDFKQIPELSRVQLVDDALSFAWSGLLPYDATLNLISYLSKETSALVWETALFHLENLQSIMRMTTGFRIFKLFMQKLIEPAFKATLKSLPTQTPKARTSSETATSTVSPETLTSEISPETPTPEIYPETPSTISPDTTKSETKTDLSLSALLYLPACQFEVKECLTDAQERFQSAMEQKSSSSIPEEIRETVLCRGIRNGLEEHWIMVRDMYFEAENENEKRILLNSLSCTTEYWAMQKLLSWALDPEKVPSTLTAGLLISVLRSSLGYFVGKQFLIDNTEEILLRKDLKSILSPFINAMTTKAEFLEMKTHLHKNLPSAMSSSIESMLEPALDRVIWRSTLYFDLLKAIRDLTLEDGPKNSAVASS, from the exons ATGACAATGTTGCCTAAAATACTTGTATTGCTTTGCACGTTTTTACCGGGAAAGATTGCGGAATCCTCGGTGAAGCCACTGCGTTACAATCTGACGATCCTTACGCGCCTGGACAGCGAAGGTGCTCGGAATCAGTTTGAGGGCATCGCCTCCATCGATATTGAAGCGACGAAATCAACTCGCTTCATCAATTTAAATTCCCGCGACTTGAATGTTTTCAGAAAGAAAACATGGCTCTTGCGCTGGGCCAGCGGCAGAAAAATTAGGGCACTCGAGCTAAAGAAAAATGATAAAGAGCCCGACGTGATTATGCTAGTATTGGAACTGCCACTCAAATTTGGCGAGACATACACACTCAACATGTTCTTCTCCGGCGATCTGGATCGGCAACAGGAATATGGCTACTTTGCGGGCCACTACGATGAGACACCGAAAGTGTTCTACTCCATGACTCACTTGGAGCCGGACTATGCGCACACCGCGTTTCCCTGCTTCAATGACCCACACTTCCGGACACCTTACCACATAACCATGGTGCACGACAGGAAATACGTTGCACTCAGCAATATGCCCCCCATAAAGGAGACGCCATA CGACGAAATCCAAAACTATGTGTCGACGACCTTTATGGGATCACCACCGCTAGCCGCTCACCAGGTCATGTGGACACTGCACAGTCTACAGAATGTTTACAGTGGTCCTACGGCTGCGGGTGAGAATATCACCATCTGGTCACGGCCGCATCTGGCGGAGAGTCTGACGAAGGTGGCGGAAATGTCGCCCAATTTGTTTAGTAAATACGAAACCCTGTTCGCACATCCATTGCCAAAAGGACCGGACTGGGGTGGGAAACTCGATCATGTGGTGGTGCCTAGATATACGGAAATGTATAGCGGCCACGGTATGATGGTGTACGGCGAGGATAAGGTGGACTCAGGCCAAAAGGGACTGGAAAGCCTGCAGGAAATGCTGGCGGAGCTGGTGGCACGCCAATGGAATGGCCTTCTAGTGAGCCCCTCTGACATGGATGAAATGTATGTGCGGGACGGCATTAACTACTATCTGAGTTTCCATGTGATGAGCATGGAGAAGGAGGCCTATAACATGACTCAGCTTCTTAGAACGCGTCTAGATGTTCTGAATTCGGATTCCTTGGGCAAGGAAAAGTCCATAGATACCGATGTAAGGGAAGCCGGACACCAAAAATtccgcaaaaacaaaatgtgccTGCTCACGCACATGATAAAGGTGGCCATCGGCGATAAGTTGTTCTACAAGGCACTGCAAGAGTTCATTCGGCGATACGCAAACTCCTCCGCTTTAAGCATGGAGCTGTGGGAGGAGTTCCAGCGAGAGGCTCGCCGAAATCACCAGCTGCCTATCGGTGTGAGTTTATCCACTGTGATGGAGACATGGCTAAAGCAACCAGGTTTCCCGCTGCTCACCGTCCAGCGGAATGATGCGAGGCAGAAGGTGACCATTAGGCAGAGTCGCTATAATCAGATTAAATTGAACTTCAGTTCCAAAGACTGCTGGTGGGTTCCGGTCGTGTACATCGTCAAGAATCTTCCGCTTTCCCAGGTGGAGTGGCTTGGCTGTCAGAGACAGAAAGCCGATATATTGGAACTCGAACACATCGTTAATCCGGAAGATTGGCTGTTGTTAAACATCGATGCTGCAGCTCCACTTCGTGTCCTCTACGATTCATACAACCTGCAGCTGATCAGTAAAGCTCTGCTTGAGGATTTCAAACAGATTCCGGAGCTTAGTCGCGTCCAGTTGGTCGATGATGCCCTCAGTTTCGCCTGGTCGGGTTTGTTACCTTATGACGCCACCTTAAACCTGATCTCATATCTTTCGAAGGAGACCAGCGCTTTGGTTTGGGAAACAGCTCTTTTCCATTTGGAGAACCTACAGAGCATCATGAGAATGACTACGGGTTTTCGCATTTTTAAG CTTTTCATGCAAAAACTTATTGAGCCAGCTTTCAAAGCAACATTGAAATCCCTCCCAACCCAAACTCCCAAGGCCAGAACAAGTTCGGAAACAGCGACCTCCACAGTATCCCCGGAAACACTGACTTCCGAAATATCCCCGGAAACACCGACCCCCGAAATATACCCGGAAACACCATCCACAATATCTCCGGACACCACGAAAAGCGAAACTAAAACGGATTTGTCATTGTCGGCGCTTTTATACCTTCCGGCGTGTCAGTTCGAAGTCAAGGAATGCCTAACGGACGCACAAGAGCGATTTCAGTCGGCGATGGAGCAGAAGTCCAGCTCCTCCATTCCGGAGGAGATTCGGGAAACGGTGCTCTGCAGGGGCATTCGCAACGGCTTGGAGGAACATTGGATAATGGTGCGGGACATGTACTTCGAGGCcgagaatgagaatgagaagCGCATCCTGCTGAATTCCCTCAGCTGCACCACGGAGTATTGGGCGATGCAGAAGCTGCTCAGCTGGGCCCTAGACCCAGAAAAGGTTCCAAGCACGCTGACTGCCGGTCTCCTGATCTCCGTATTACGATCCTCGTTGGGCTACTTTGTGGGCAAACAGTTTCTCATCGACAACACCGAGGAAATCCTGCTCCG CAAGGATCTTAAATCAATTCTGAGTCCATTTATCAATGCGATGACTACCAAAGCTGAATTTttggaaatgaaaactcatTTGCACAAGAACCTTCCATCCGCAATGAGTTCCAGCATAGAATCCATGTTGGAACCTGCCTTAGACAGAGTGATTTGGCGAAGTACGTTGTACTTTGATCTGCTTAAAGCCATTCGAGATCTTACTCTGGAGGATGGTCCAAAGAACAGCGCTGTTGCCTCATCATAA
- the LOC120448339 gene encoding DNA-directed RNA polymerase III subunit RPC8, whose translation MFVLAELKDNVRIAPDQFHLKLVDAVRDEIDRKLANKVLLNVGLCIALKDIVSLKDSIILPGDGASHTEVLFRYVVFRPMVGTVITGKIRNCSREGVHVTLGFFDDILIPHAALQHPSRFDEAEQAWVWEYPLEDGDKHDLFMDVGEPIKFRVSREIFEETSPIGPPKAEAQTQQGASSSSAVASATSQEVKTPYRIIGAINESGLGVLSWWDQQGKDEEQDDEEGDEYDDEDGEGACEE comes from the exons ATGTTCGTGCTGGCGGAGCTGAAGGACAACGTGAGGATTGCGCCGGACCAGTTCCATCTGAAGTTGGTGGACGCCGTGCGCGACGAGATCGACCGCAAACTGGCCAATAAG GTCCTTCTAAACGTGGGATTATGCATTGCGCTGAAGGATATTGTTTCACTGAAGGATTCGATCATCCTGCCGGGAGACGGAGCCTCGCACACGGAGGTGCTGTTCCGGTATGTGGTCTTCCGGCCGATGGTGGGCACCGTGATTACCGGAAAGATACGCAACTGCAGCCGGGAAGGCGTCCATGTGACCCTGGGTTTCTTCGACGACATCCTCATTCCGCATGCCGCCCTGCAGCATCCCTCACGTTTCGATGAGGCCGAACAGGCCTGGGTTTGGGAATATCCGCTCGAGGACGGCGACAAACACGATCTCTTCATGGACGTTGGTGAACCCATAAAGTTCCGCGTATCGCGGGAGATCTTCGAGGAAACATCGCCTATTGGACCGCCAAAAGCCGAGGCGCAGACCCAGCAGGGAGCCAGCTCATCCTCTGCAGTCGCTTCAGCTACCTCCCAAGAAGTGAAGACGCCGTACAGGATTATT GGTGCCATTAACGAATCCGGCCTAGGCGTGCTCTCCTGGTGGGATCAGCAGGGCAAGGATGAGGAgcaggacgacgaggaggGCGACGAGTACGACGACGAAGATGGCGAAGGCGCATGCGAAGAATGA
- the LOC120449481 gene encoding serine/threonine-protein kinase RIO1, with translation MSNDSHKYSDAEEDEEDLQSSEWSNDFKNLTVKHEIFKDIKLTPKEASDDLAQVIETANEEDEPEDEEPEEYDEEDYDDVGDDYDTYEEAYTGFNKLHVQPQLTNASGGGSGGGAGGASGGAQRVSSYQPNEKLLRRYSARINVEKYDPTTNMSAQAANRLVNFDRRDRTQVRDKHDRATAEQVMDPRTRMILFKLLNRGMIQEINGCISTGKEANVYHAVSKNGEEEFAIKIYKTSILVFKDRDKYVSGEFRFRHGYCKHNPRKMVRTWAEKEMRNYLRMRNAGVPVPEPILLRSHVLVMRFCGRDGWPAPKLKDVELSTSKARELYRDCVVLMWRIYNQCRLVHADLSEFNILVQDGQLVIIDVSQSVEHDHPHSFDFLRKDCTNISEFFRKRAVATMTVKELFDFITDQTITTENMEECLERISERIKDRDFDAISAQEKIDEAVWQNTYIPKRLDEVRHFEKDVAKAKQGVQQSLIYGKITGLTSDLDVQQKPDVLQSSAANEEDGSEAQTSGSEDEDSQENNNDEDARKFKNSARPREESPESKKARKKAVKEAKAEQRKVKVKKHVKKRKEKMGSMKK, from the exons ATGAGCAACGACAGCCACAAATACAGCGACGCCGAGGAGGACGAAGAAGATCTGCAGAGT TCCGAGTGGTCAAACGACTTCAAGAACCTCACAGTGAAGCACGAGATCTTTAAGGACATTAAACTGACGCCCAAGGAGGCGAGCGATGACCTGGCACAAGTTATAGAAACCGCCAACGAAGAGGATGAACCGGAGGACGAAGAACCCGAGGAATACGATGAAGAGGACTACGACGATGTCGGAGATGACTACGATACGTATGAGGAGGCCTACACGGGCTTTAACAAGCTCCACGTCCAGCCGCAGCTAACAAACGCCAGTGGAGGTGGCTCCGGCGGCGGCGCTGGAGGTGCATCTGGTGGCGCACAACGCGTCAGCAGCTAccagccaaatgaaaagctGCTGCGGAGATACTCTGCCCGCATTAACGTGGAGAAGTACGATCCCACCACGAATATGAGCGCGCAGGCGGCCAACCGGCTGGTGAACTTCGATCGGCGCGACAGGACACAGGTGCGTGACAAGCACGATCGAGCCACTGCGGAACAGGTGATGGATCCACGTACCCGGATGATACTCTTCAAGCTGCTGAATCGCGGTATGATACAGGAAATTAACGGCTGCATTTCCACGGGCAAAGAGGCAAATGTCTATCATGCCGTTTCCAAAAACGGTGAAGAGGAGTTCGCCATCAAGATCTACAAGACGTCCATTCTGGTCTTCAAGGACCGCGACAAATATGTGTCAGGCGAGTTCCGCTTTCGGCACGGCTACTGCAAGCACAACCCGCGCAAAATGGTGCGCACCTGGGCAGAGAAGGAGATGCGGAACTACTTGCGAATGCGCAACGCGGGCGTTCCTGTGCCGGAACCAATCCTGCTACGATCGCATGTGCTGGTCATGCGGTTCTGCGGTCGCGACGGGTGGCCGGCGCCAAAGCTCAAGGACGTTGAGCTTAGCACTTCAAAGGCGCGAGAGTTGTACAGGGACTGCGTAGTCTTAATGTGGCGCATCTACAACCAATGTCGTCTTGTGCATGCTGATCTTTCCGAGTTTAACATCCTGGTGCAGGATGGTCAGCTGGTCATTATCGATGTAAGCCAGTCGGTGGAGCACGATCATCCCCATTCCTTTGACTTCCTGCGCAAGGATTGCACAAACATATCCGAGTTTTTCCGAAAGCGAGCGGTGGCGACGATGACGGTGAAGGAGCTTTTTGATTTCATCACCGATCAGACCATAACTACAGAGAACATGGAGGAGTGCCTGGAACGCATCTCTGAGCGAATCAAGGACCGTGACTTTGACGCCATCTCGGCTCAGGAGAAGATCGATGAAGCTGTTTGGCAAAACACCTACATTCCCAAAAGGTTGGACGAG GTACGTCATTTTGAGAAAGATGTAGCCAAGGCAAAGCAAGGAGTGCAGCAAAGTCTTATCTATGGAAAGATCACTGGTCTGACTTCGGATCTGGACGTGCAGCAAAAGCCAGACGTTCTTCAATCCTCTGCCGCCAACGAGGAGGATGGCAGTGAGGCTCAAACTAGCGGCAGTGAGGACGAAGACTCGCAGGAAAACAACAACGATGAAGATGCTAGAAAGTTTAAGAATTCGGCAAGACCTCGAGAGGAGTCTCCTGAGAGTAAAAAGGCTCGCAAGAAGGCTGTCAAAGAAGCGAAAGCCGAGCAGCGCAAGGTTAAAGTGAAAAAGCACGTGAAGAAACGCAAGGAGAAAATGGGCAGCATGAAAAAATAG